From Xyrauchen texanus isolate HMW12.3.18 chromosome 9, RBS_HiC_50CHRs, whole genome shotgun sequence, the proteins below share one genomic window:
- the LOC127648933 gene encoding eukaryotic initiation factor 4A-II yields the protein MSSGSADYNSSRDRDHGGPEGMEPDGIIESNWNEITDNFDDMNLKETLLRGIYAYGFEKPSAIQQRAIIPCIKGYDVIAQAQSGTGKTATFAISILQHLEIDQKETQALVLAPTRELAQQIQKVILALGDYMGASCHACIGGTNVRNEMQKLQAEAPHIVVGTPGRVFDMLNRRYLSPKWIKMFVLDEADEMLSRGFKDQIYEIFQKLSTNIQVVLLSATMPADVLEVTTKFMREPIRILVKKEELTLEGIKQFYINVEREEWKLDTLCDLYETLTITQAVIFLNTRRKVDWLTEKMHARDFTVSALHGDMDQKERDVIMREFRSGSSRVLITTDLLARGIDVQQVSLVINYDLPTNRENYIHRIGRGGRFGRKGVAINFVTEEDKRILRDIETFYNTTVEEMPMNVADLI from the exons ATGTCTAGCGGTTCTGCTGACTACAACAG CTCACGAGATCGAGACCATGGAGGGCCTGAAGGAATGGAGCCTGATGGTATCATCGAG AGCAACTGGAATGAGATTACAGACAATTTTGATGATATGAACTTGAAGGAAACTCTCCTTCGTGGAATTTATGCCTATGGTTTTGAGAAACCCTCTGCAATCCAGCAGAGAGCTATAATTCCTTGCATAAAAG GTTATGATGTTATCGCTCAGGCCCAGTCGGGAACTGGAAAAACGGCCACATTTGCCATTTCCATCCTGCAGCATCTGGAGATTGATCAGAAAGAAACTCAGGCTCTGGTCTTGGCACCAACCCGAGAGCTTGCTCAGCAG ATTCAGAAGGTTATTCTGGCCTTGGGTGACTACATGGGTGCTTCTTGCCATGCTTGCATTGGAGGAACCAATGTGCGGAACGAAATGCAAAAACTGCAGGCCGAAGCTCCGCACATTGTCGTCGGCACACCTGGTCGTGTGTTTGACATGCTAAACAGGAGGTACCTGT CTCCCAAATGGATCAAGATGTTTGTCCTTGATGAAGCTGATGAAATGCTGAGCCGTGGATTCAAGGATCAAATTTATGAGATTTTCCAAAAATTAAGCACAAACATTCAA GTTGTGCTGCTTTCGGCCACCATGCCTGCCGACGTGTTGGAGGTGACCACCAAATTTATGCGTGAACCCATTCGCATCCTGGTGAAAAAGGAGGAGCTGACTTTGGAGGGTATCAAGCAGTTTTACATAAATGTGGAACGAGAG GAGTGGAAATTGGACACACTTTGTGACCTCTACGAGACCCTTACAATAACCCAGGCTGTTATCTTCTTGAACACAAGGAGAAAGGTCGACTGGCTGACTGAGAAGATGCATGCAAGAGATTTTACTGTGTCTGCTCTG CATGGAGACATGGACCAGAAGGAGCGAGACGTGATCATGAGAGAGTTTAGGTCTGGTTCCAGCAGAGTTCTCATAACCACAGATTTGTTG GCACGTGGAATTGATGTGCAACAAGTTTCACTTGTCATCAATTATGACTTGCCTACAAATCGAGAGAACTATATCCATAG GATTGGCCGTGGGGGTCGGTTTGGCAGAAAAGGTGTTGCCATCAATTTTGTGACTGAAGAAGACAAAAGGATTCTTCGAGACATTGAGACGTTTTACAACACAACTGTTGAGGAGATGCCCATGAATGTTGCCGACCTGATTTAA
- the LOC127648934 gene encoding lactosylceramide 1,3-N-acetyl-beta-D-glucosaminyltransferase B-like: protein MFVNMRRIRKYQVLQIMIMCFATLMIMVHWEQLDNKIVSHVKSITYRYLLNNFKFINASFRISPEEATKYSNHKYIINQEKKCGTRDILLLLFVKSSSENFERRQAIRSTWGNEVYIERTVGVTVKVLFALGLHPEPQQRTKLQQQLFFEDQTYHDLIQQDFIDSFHNLTIKLLLQLGWKDTYCRHAHFLMSADDDVFVHIFNLIHYLQGISHSNVEDLWVGRVHRGSPPARDKESKYYVSRDMYPWCSYPDYTPGSGYVLSKDVATKIYQASLTLNASLYIDDVFLGICAKVLGISPKDHLFFSGEGKAAHHRCIYNQMMTSHGHVRDIYELWKLATEYDVGQMSSGLFWRLYCTMVKVRLLCIPFSSASYPCMAAFLT from the coding sequence ATGTTTGTAAACATGCGTAGAATCAGAAAATACCAAGTTCTACAGATAATGATAATGTGCTTTGCTACCTTGATGATCATGGTTCACTGGGAACAGCTTGACAATAAAATTGTGTCCCATGTAAAGTCTATCACATACCGCTACCTTCTCAATAACTTCAAGTTCATTAATGCAAGCTTTAGAATCAGCCCTGAAGAGGCTACAAAGTATAGCAatcataaatacataataaaccaAGAAAAGAAATGTGGCACAAGAGACATTCTGCTCTTGCTATTTGTTAAAAGTTCCTCTGAGAACTTTGAGAGAAGGCAGGCAATTCGTTCTACTTGGGGAAATGAGGTGTACATTGAAAGGACAGTGGGTGTTACGGTAAAGGTGTTGTTTGCTCTTGGCCTTCATCCTGAACCACAGCAGAGGACAAAACTTCAGCAGCAATTGTTCTTTGAGGACCAAACATATCATGACCTTATCCAGCAGGACTTCATAGACTCTTTCCACAATCTGACTATCAAGCTTCTTCTGCAGCTTGGCTGGAAAGATACCTACTGCCGTCATGCCCATTTCCTCATGTCTGCGGATGATGATGTCTTTGTCCATATTTTCAACTTAATTCACTATTTGCAAGGGATTTCCCACAGTAACGTCGAAGACCTTTGGGTAGGAAGGGTGCACCGTGGATCCCCACCGGCACGAGACAAAGAGAGTAAGTACTATGTGTCCCGAGACATGTACCCATGGTGTTCTTACCCAGATTACACCCCTGGGTCTGGCTATGTCCTCTCCAAAGATGTGGCTACCAAAATCTATCAGGCTTCACTCACCTTAAATGCTTCCCTTTACATTGATGATGTCTTTCTTGGTATCTGTGCCAAAGTGTTGGGCATCTCTCCCAAGGACCATCTGTTTTTCTCGGGGGAGGGAAAAGCCGCTCATCACCGTTGTATCTACAACCAGATGATGACTTCACATGGACATGTAAGGGACATCTATGAATTGTGGAAGCTTGCAACAGAATATGATGTTGGTCAAATGTCCTCAGGACTATTTTGGAGGCTCTACTGTACCATGGTGAAAGTGAGGCTCCTATGTATACCATTTTCTTCAGCCTCATACCCATGCATGGCAGCTTTTTTGACATGA